The Leishmania mexicana MHOM/GT/2001/U1103 complete genome, chromosome 17 genomic interval gcagGGGGCAAAGGCGGCGTTTCTGtgaaggggggggcgggCAGGAGATTGTGGGTAGGGAGGGGGCCATGGGGATGTGCACAGTAGGAGCAGGCACACCTGGGAGTTTGTtcggtgcgctgctgtcgcctcCCCCtaaccccctccctcgaGGCTCTCCCTCAGCCCCTTttcacacacgcgcaaagtCCAGCCCAAGTCTTCACCATTCTTTCcccgcgtcgtcgacgcttTCTCTCTTACTCTGACTCGAGCACCACGCGGTTAACGTAATCTTTGCCGCCATGGCGGATCAACTCGCTCTCATCACCGTTGTCATTCTCCACGCActcccccgcctcgcctTTCCATCGCCGCGTGCGTGTAGGGGCGCACGGACGCGAGGGCAGATGCCGATGCGGAGGACGAGACGGAGGGGcgaccccctcccgccccctGGACGACAGCAACCAGGAGGAAAGAATCGATCGAGGAGTCAAGGTGATAGCTTTTCGTCCCAACACCAATCGGCGCGCGGACCGTAtccgccaccgcaccgcccAGGCAGCGCCACTCATTTTCTTTGCCCCACGCATCCTCCCCGTCTCCTGTGTGTCCAcgtgtctctctttccccgTGTCTGTGTCGCCCATCACTCCctcccgcacgcgcacacacatgcctGATGCGGCGAAGCCGTTTTCACTTGCCGGTGAACctgcccttctcttccccgtATAGCCCGCCTCCACTCCGCCTCCGTATAGCATGTCGTCGTTGGCATCTGTGGCCGGCTCCGCCCgcggcgttggtggtggtcCCTCCATGGTGAAGCGCAAGGTGGACGACCGCGTCAAGACGCTGATCGACGACGTCGCCCACCACAAGCATCGCGGCCTCATCTTGCTCGTTGGTGACCGGGCCAAGGACCAGGTGGTGAATCTCCACCTCATGATCTCCCGCGCCAACCACAACGCGAAGGTGAACGTCCTGTGGTGCATGCGCGAGGACCCAGACTTCGGGTCGACTGGTaagaagcagcaggagaagcggGCCCGGCTGGAGGTGAAGGGCGGCCTCTCCACGGAGGCCTCCAAGGAGGCGTTCCAGACGTTTCTGGCGCAGACCACCATCCGATTTTGCAAGTACAAGGAGACGCACAAGATCCTCGGCCAGACCTTTGGGATGGCTGTGCTGCAAGACTTCGAGGCGATCAACCCCAACACACTGGCCCGCACGATGGAGACGGTGAAGGGAGGCGGCCTCATCGTGATCACATTCCGCGCGATGcggtcgctgcggcagctctACACGATCGTCATggacgtgcacgcgcgctaCCGTACCGAGGCACAAAGGGACGTCGTCCCCCGCTTCAACGAGCGTTTCCTTCTTTCGCTGACAGACTGCGACACGGCCATGTGCGTGGACGACGACTTGAATGTGCTCCCCATCACACAGAAGATGAGGTCGTACGGCAAGAACCGCAAAAAGGACGCCTACGACACCGATCTCGCCCTGCAGGGCCGTCTGCAGCACGAGGTGGACTTGGCGAACGTcaaggagaagctgaagCCGAGTGGGGATGTGGGGCCGCTGATGCAGCTGTGCCAGACAATGGACCAGGCCAAGACGGTGCTGTCCCTTATGCAAACCGTCATGGAGAAGCGGCTGGACTCGACGTGCGTTGTGACGGCAGGCCGCGGTCGCGGCAAGTCCGCCGCGCTTGGCATGACGATCGCGGGGGCGATTGCGCAAGGGTACAGCAACATTATGTGCaccgcgccgacgccggAGAATGTGCAGACTCTCTTCGAGTTCGCGATTCGCGGGCTGAAGGAGCTGGGGTATCGAGAGCGGACCGACTttgaggcgctgcagggcgtCAGCGAGGAGTTTGCCAAGTGCTTCATCCGCATCAACGTCTTTCGGGAGCACCGGCAGACCGTGCAGTTTGTCTCCGCGACGGACACGACGAAGTTTGCGCAGGCAGAGCTGTGCGTGAtcgacgaggcggctgcgctgccgctgacgctggtGAAGCGCATCTTGGGCCCCTATCTCGTCATCCTGAGCTCCACCGTGTCTGGCTACGAGGGTACCGGCCGCAGCCTGTCCATGAAGCTTGTCGCCGACATgcgtcgcggcagcagcagcggcgccgctgacgtgCGCCACCTGAAGGAGCTGTCGATGAGCGATCCGATCCGTTACGGCCCGGGCGATCCGGTGGAGAAATGGTTGAACAAACTGCTGTGCCTCGATGCAACGATGGAGAACACGCAGCTGACCACGTCGCCGCACCCGAGCGCATGCGAGCTGTTCTACGTCAACCGCGACGCTCTCTTCTCATACCACCCTCTggcagaggagctgctgcagcgcatccagTCGCTGCTCGTCGCTGCTCACTACAAGAATCAGCCGAAcgacctgcagctgctctccgACGCGCCGGGGCACCATTTGTTTGTGCTCTGCGCCGACAGCGTCGAGTcgtccgccgccacggcgctgaCCTCGTCgacctcggcggcggcacgccaGCAGGTGCCGGACATCTTCTGCGTCATCCACGCCTGCGAGGAGGGCCAAGTGAGTGCGCAGAGCATCAAGAGCCATCTGAGCCACGGCCTTCGCCCATCGGGTGACTTGATTCCCTACACCCTGTCCCAGTACTACCTGGAGGAGGGCTTCGCAAAGCTGGCAGGGCTGCGCATCGTGCGAATTGCCACGAATCCGGCGCTGCCTCGGGCCGGCTACGGCTCCCGTGCCCTCTCCTTGCTGCACCAGTACTACAGCGGGTCCATTTCGCTGACCGCGGCCGAGCCCAAAacggcgacagcgaagcACAGGAGCGGCGGCTCCGAGGCTGACGCGCGTGAGCAGCAGGCTGAAAATgagcacgacggcgacgacggcgagccctctgcggcggccgcgatGCTTGCACCGCGCTCGCACGTCACAAATCTTCTTACGCCTCTTATCGAGCGCCCTTACGAGCTCGTTGACTACCTTGGCGTCAGTTTTGGCCTCACGACGGAGCTGCTCAACTTTTGGAAGAAGGCGTCGTACATTCCCTTGTACGTGCGCCAAGCCCCGAATGAGCTGACGGGCGAGCACAGCTGCGTCATGGTGCGGCCGATGGGCTTCGacctgcgcccgctgcagcgcgagttTCAGCACCGtctgctccctctcctgGCGATGCCGTTCCGCCACTTGCCGACGGAACTCGCGCTGAGCCTCGTGGGCGACTTTGAGGCGCACGATCCACACAAGCTGAGTGCGGCGACGGACCTGTCAGAGGTCGACCACCACGTTGTGCGCGTCGATGGCGTCGTGCAGGCGACGAGCGACGATATTGCAGCCACCTTTACGGCCAGCGATGTGCAGCGCCTTCGTCTGGTGTCGACCACGTTCATTGAGGGTGGCAACGTGCTCGACTTGGTCCCAACGCTGGCAAAGCTGTACTTTGGGAAGCGATTCTTCCGTTGCCCGGATGGCACCGACGGCGTTGTGCTCTCCCACGCGCAGGCggccgtgctgctggcggtgggtCTGCAGTGCCAAACAACTGATGAGCTCGCAGCTCAGCCGGCTTTCTCTGGTGTGtcgacgcagcagctgcgcgcgcttTTCCTGAAggccctctctcgcctctcgGAGCACCTCGTCGCCCTGCAGAAGATCGCCCAAAAGGCGCAGAAGGATGGCCATAGCGCCGGCGTCGTGACAGGCAAGCTCGCGCGCTCGCAGTCGGACGGCGTGGCCGGTGACAGCGTTGCCGATGACGACGTCGAGGATGCGGAGGAGGTCTACGACAATCACGGTAACTTGAAGGGGCTGAAGGTGGCGCGTAAAGTCAAGGCGCAGGTGTGCACGGACAGGACACTACTGCGGGACACGTCGTCGTCCGTCTCGGGCAACGCGTCGGGTGCGTCTGCGGGTCGGGACAGTCTACAGGATGTCTTCTACCGCCCAACGAAGAAGGCGTCCAAGCGTCGTTGATGGCGAACTCCGCACCTCATCGCATTCTGCGCCTGTCGCCACGGGGGTATCTCGCTGTACCTTCACAGACACGGCGAGCGGCGGAGGGCCGAGCCCGAGAAGGGCGTCGAAGGGGATCGGTGCGGGCAGAGGTCCAACGGCACGAGGGCGGCGGGCGGCTGCGGGTGGGGGGTGCCGGGGACGTCCCATagttggggagggggtggtcGCCCATGTCTTACGCAAGGGCACCTAGCATTCCCTCCTTTTCCGGCTGCGCCGTCCCGGAAGGGCTCATGTACCTCTCCACCACgatccaccaccactgcgaccgccaacggcagcagcggcggtgccctCCCTCACTGCAACTCCGTTCTACCTCACCGGCCGCGTCTCACGAGCTCTACCGCTCGttcctccctctgcgtgcgcCCGTGCGCTCGGGTCTTGAGTGTCCCCGTTTTGTCTTCCCCTTTATCTATGCCCCACGCGGAGAGCgtcagccccccccccccccatcacTCTCCCTGCGGCCACTCGAATAAAttcccacacgcacacacgtgcacaacGGGACTTGTGTCTGAAgggtgcttgtgtgtgtctctccacgcgcgtgggtgtgggtgtgtggccGCGTTGGACCGCCTAAGCGGTCTTGTGGACGCTAATTGGTATCCCTAAGCGCAGATTAACGACCGAGATAAAGCCTGCGAGCTCACAAGCGAAACGACAACTACGACAGGCGCCCCAAACGCGCTCTCGTCTGGGGATGTCTGCTGCCAGACGTGTTGCTGCGGCCGCGTGCGCCCGACATGCTGGGTTGTATTCAAAGCGCTAGATGGGCGAGAGGCATGCCAGCAGATGTGGGTCTACGGCAACTTCTGCGCACTCATGGAAGCTGTCCTGCTCGTTCTACcaccgcgtgtgcgcgctcgAAGGTCATGCAATGCGAACGCCGGCCTGTGGCGTGATCGCACGTTTGTCTGCACTTCGTCTTTCCACTACTTCCCAAAGGGCGATGGGTGCCACATacacgctcacacacgcacgcacacccgtcCCATCACTTCCTGCTAAACCCACGGACGGCACCGCAGAGAATCGCTGCTCTCACGTGAGCGCCTCGCCAGATCACCCTCCCCAGCCTTTTCCccaacgcgcacgcaacCGCACACAGACGTGCAGAGGCGCACAATGAGCTCGCATGAGCTGCCGTTCCTGATACTCAACCTCGCAGTGGAAATGATTTTCGTGCTGAACtcgcgcctgcacgcgcaggcggtgccgctggcgagGTCGGCCAGTGTACTAAGCGACATCGGCACAAACATCTTTGACACCGCTTTTGTGAACGAACTCTTCGTCCCACAGGCAGTGTACTCATCGGCGTCAGTGCTCCAGGTGTTcgcggcgctgtcgagcagcaccatTATGCGTCTTAGCGAGAACTCGATGCGCAAGTTGTACGACCTCGTCTACATGACGGTCAAGTACCAAGTCTTCACGCTGCGCCACCCGttggagctgctggagctgacGCTAAATCACCTGGATGCCGCACAGAAGATTTTGCCAGCCACGGTGCGACCGCTCACCAGCGTAGCGGAGGAGCGCGTGTTGCGGCTCGCCAGCACGCTCAACATGGGTGACTGGGCGAGCACAAGGCAATCGCTGCTCAACTTCTTCACCGGCCGCCACGTGCGGGTGTCCGTCTTCCTCGAAAGCAAGATGCAGGACGGCACGAGCGGTGCCTTTTACATTCCTCGCGATGCTTTTCTGTCGCCCTCGCCCGCCTGCAAACCACCAGGGCTCGTCTACGTGGCGGGTGTGCCCCAGCCTGGCACGTTCGCCCACCCTGATGCACACCTTCCCTACCCTCCGCATATACCCCTTGGATCATGGAGACCGCAGAAGGGTGCAGCGCGAATGACGAGCAACGGCTTCGACATctacgccgctgctgccactgcgtcGTCGAGGTCGGCTACTGTGGCtagcgctgcaggagctccTTCTACCGTTGTCGTCGACCCGCTGCTGAGGCAGACGGTCGAGGTGCCGATGCGGAAGAAACCGACGTTtgatgacggcggtgccgtcccCGCCTCCACCGGCCCCTGTACTCCGCCGCCTGTTTCCGTTGCCGCCGAGGATCAACAAAGTGCCCACGACGCCGAGGTGAACTATCTTGCTCAGCTGATTGGGTGCGTAAACAGAGCTCGCGGCGTGCAGCATTTCGAGCTCGACTTGTTCCAAGTCGGTGCCGGCAGTAGTGGTGAGGCGAGCGCTGTCGTGCCAGTGCCTTCTGCCTCCTCGACGTCGATCACGAAGGcggccagcagcagaggcgccggcgctaTGCCGGCGATGCCGGTTACTCGCATGACAGCCTCTGCGGTTTGGGAGCAGAACAAGAAGCTCCTGGGCATCATGAGCGACTTTCAGTCACCCAAGGGGGCAGGCAGCGGTGatgctggtggcgctgtgccAGCCACAGGTGGCACGTCCATGAACGACTTGCTCAACATCATGGACGAGCTATGAGGGGTCATCCGACACtcaaggggggggggccgtTTAGTGATGGAGGTGAAGGGGGATCGTGCTACAGCAAGGGCAAGCACACCTCAAGCGAGACGTGTGGCTGCATCGCTCTCTTCCTTCgtgcctctcttctcctgattctcttgctgctgctcggttCTGTgggcctcctccgccaccctCATCCCCCCCGCCCGCTGTACCGTGTCGCCTCCCTCatctcccctctcccgccgcGCCTCGCTCATTTCTTGAGCCGCTTTATGTACGAACACTCCCGCCCCCTCCACATAGGTGCGTGGGCATACTGGATGCATCCATCTCTCACTCCCGCTTTCCTTCGCCCTTCAGCGTGATGAAGCGGGGCCACGAGCCACGCTCCCGCCGCGGCTTGCTGagtgcaccgccaccgctgtcgccacGTCTTCTTTTCGCCGTGCTGCCACAGCGCCATCCGGATGGCGCATGACTAACGCgggcacccacacgcacgcgcatgtgtATGCGCATCTTCGTATGTATGTagatttgtgtgtgtgtgtgtgtggatgcaTGTCTCAGTGGCCGCTCGAGGCAAGGTGTTCTGCAGTCTCTTCTCCAGCGGTTTTCACGgtctgcagcgccacggcgctcTCCCCTTCTCGCTGTATACTCTCCGTGAATCGTGTCACTGCCATCTATCCctggcctcccccctctcccttcttgTCCCTCTCCCTGGCATCCCCACGATGAAcgaccaccgccacagctACCCATTGCATACCACTTACGCTGGGCGATCCGCATCATCAAAGACAGCAATGTGACCCGGACGAAACCTGTAGCACAAATCTCAGTTCACGTGTGTTCCTGTGCGTGAGTGCGCCTCTGTGCGACTCTCcatccccccgccccccacacacacgccctcaGTTGGCATACGTAGCCTAGGTACTTGGTAGTTATACTAGAAGCAGTAGCTCTCCTCTCCCATCGCCTTTTCTTTCGGTGATTAGTGCGCGGCAGCCTTCACCACCTCATAGCAGCTGGAGGATCATTTTCGCGTTTGTGGCACTTCTCTGCCACCGCGAGCTCACTCACTCtctcacgtgtgtgtgtgtctgcgtgccctcgcacgcgcatgcgtgttGAGCGGCCGACTTCGTTTTTTACTGCATCTATCTGCTGTTCCTTCTCGGGCTTGGGGAGCCGCCTCCGTGAGTCGCCACACGTgtctcgtcgtcgtcaggCAAACGaccgtcccccctccccctccccctccctttgtGTTCTGCGTCGTCCGGGTTGAGGGACGCGCGGCCCGCAGTCATGTTTCGCCTACCCGCCTTCGccactcgcgcagctgcggccccGGCCGTGTGCGCAGGCATCATGGCGGTGTCCGCCGCCAAGCGACAGTACCGCATCATCCCGCACCTCTACAGCGAAATCGAAGAACTCgcggagacgcagcggcgcggtcgCTGGTCGATCTCGCACCGCAACtgcctgcagcagccgctgaagaaggcggagaTTATGTGCGACAAGTTGAACCTGCGCGAAGGTcgtcgcagcggcgtgctgccGGAGAAGTCCATCGCGCGCCGGTTGAGTCAGAAATACGCTGTGGACGGCAAGGTGTACGAGAGTAAGTCGAAGACAAAGCTCATCAACATCACCGTCGTCAACTTCGACGGTCATCCGTTCCACTTCCGCACGTACCCGATGCCGGATGTCACGCTCAACACGCTCATTGACGGCTCGGGCATGTGCCACGGCCACGCCACGCACTGGGGCAAGTGCAACAACCCCGACTGCTCCGACTGGAACCACGGCGATGGGTGCATGGTGAACGTGGATATCGAGACGCTAGACCGACTCCTGCCCCCCAACCGGTGGGAGTACACGTCACTGACAGCGTGGCGCGCGACGGACAGGCCGGACATCACCTTTAACACCCGCTTCAGCTGCCAGATCCCGATCACGGAGGAGCTCGACGGGGCTGTGTTTGCGCTGAAGCAGCTGTGGACGCGTGCCCTGCGCGAGTCTGTCTCCGACTGGGGTCTGGTGGACGACCAAGCGACGATCTACAGTGCTCGCAGCAAGAGGATCGAGCCCTGGGCGCCGATCCTCGAGGAGCCGACGAAGGTGGACTTTCCCATCACGTGGGACATGCTGTGGGCGACCGGCTACCAGGACATCATGAAGGAGAAGTACTCGAACTTCCGTCGCAAGGACGGCTTCCACACAAAGCCCGAGATGTGGGCCGCGTACGTGTGAAGCCCTCCTCTTTCTATGTCTCCACGCACCGACAATGCACGTGCGAGCTCTAACCACGCCGTGCCTTTCCATTTTGCTTTCTTGCTGAGCGGGTGTTTCGCTCTGGGAATCTGAGCagtgcggtggcggtggcgggggggtggggggcaaGATGTGGGCgactctcctctctccatgATGCACATCCTCAGCCTGCTCTTTCTTCTTTGGCGTACTCTAGCGACAAAGCTTTTACTTCACTGCCGCTCATAGCGGTGTACACGGGCCTAGCGCGTTCACGCTCGCTCGCTGTCCTGCGCTTCCAGTCGATGTCCACGCTGCTGagccccttctcccctccccctctgtgtgtatgtgcgcacgtctctctctcgctgccctccccctttttcgcTCTCTGCCGTGTTCACCGCTCGCGTAGGTCTGCTGAGCAGCAGTCACCAGTGCCGCACGAGAAAACGAAGGACCCTTGCTGGTGCCGTGCAACGAGCGATGAACGTCGTGACGAGCTGTGATCGGCGgtgaaagggggaggggaaggcggaaaagggtggcggcggtggcggcacggcgctggtgcgAGTCCATTCGACCCGCCCTGCCAGCTTCGCGCCGGAGGTTCCGTGCGTAGGAGCGGTACAGGCATCTCTCGTTGCTCGACGCCCTCACTGCGCCATCTCTCATCATGCAGATGTCACTGCTGTTTCCGTCTCTGGTATCGTGGCCACGCTGATCTTTGCTTcattctccctctcctttccaTTTCTCCTGTGCCACCCTCGGCCGACCACACCACCCCGGACACGGACCACGTCGTCACCGTCCTTTCTTGCCATTGCCGCCTGCGCAGTTGTGCGAGATATATTTTTTCCGTTGacgtcttctccctcttcaccGAGACGCCTTTCCTGCAGTGCGCGCTCGAATTACGCgcacctctcttcctctctctccaccatcgccacccgCGTCGTCATCATGGCTCCCTTCTGGACAAACGTGCTGAACTACACGTACGCCCGCGGCTTCACCCGCATCCCGAttgtgctggcgctgcccaTCGTCTTCAACAAGTACATCCTGTGCGCCTACGAGGACGCATTCAAGCGCTGGAACGCCGGCCACAACCAGGTGGACATCTGGAACCGCCTCCAGGCAAAGGTGGCTGCGGAAGCTGAGTAGGAGGCAACGGAGCCCACGCCGCGTGGGCCTTTgagcccccctctctctctccatatCCCGCATGAGCGGTGCTGTTGACGGTGCGCTGCAGTTCGCgaacagcgagagagcgggaCGCCTCTTCTCGGTTTGCACGTCACACGGCAGCCGTCCACGTGATGAGCAAAAGGCGGACATCTTCCTTCACTGGCCGTCACGGTAGGGACGGCAAGAGGTGCGGTCCTtcaggctgctgctgctgctgcccctctctctcctcctggcgccctcgtgtgtgcgtgtatgtgtgcgtgtgccatgTGACGTAGGTCGGTCTCGGTGTTGTGCGAAGCGCTTAGTTATTTAGGAACAtctcttctctttcccttcGTAGCGGATCCCAAATGCAAGAACACAAGGAACAAGCGATGCCCAAAGACACCACGATGCCTGCCtcgggtgtgcgtgcgtggttGTGCTTCACCACTTCTCCTCGTTGAGGCTCTGCGACAGACGCATTCGTCCTGTCGTCTGCGCGGGTCTTGACAAACTCGGCGCTACTCGGTCTAGTGAGTGCCGTTGCTGTTCTCTTGCCTCCTCTCTTTAACTCCCTCACCGTCACCCCGCGCTCATCCTGTGCACACGCGAACATGTATACATGTACACATATCTTTATACACCGAAGTAGAAGAAGGTAAGTAGACACGATAACGTAGCATCCGCCACTCTTCACACTGAGCctgcgcgtctctctctctttccgtGTACAGTGCCGTTGCcatcctcctctgcccccgCTCATCACCGcccgacacacgcgcacaccagaccaccaccaccaccaccaccgccatccctCTTACGACTCTCACGGTTCCTGTTCGCCTGCTGCAAGGCAACCACAACCACAACCGCCACAACAACCGCAGCCGCCATGACGGACGTCAACTTCGGTCGCCACATTCTTATCGATGGGCTCCCCAACAATGTCACTCCCGATAAGCGCGACCTCTTCCAGCGGCACTTCTCGCGGCGCATCGGGGAGCTGCTCGGCGGTGAGAAGTTCAGCCTGCATCTCCTGACCGATCCGGAGACAGCGCTCCTATCGGGTGCAATCCTCAGCTGTGTGACAGAGACtcaggcggaggcggcgctggcgaagctgaATCGCTTCCCCTTCACCAAGTCTGCCGTGCTCACGACGTACCGCTGGAGCTcactcgaggaggcgcgcgtgGACGATGGCCCGTACGTGCCCCCGGCTATGgcggacgacgatgacgaggaggaggcggagctggtgcaCAATATGGCTGAGGACCCAGATGCGCGTCCGCAGTTCTTGATCAAGTCTGGCGTATCCTTCGACTGCGACTGGTACTGGTTCAACTGGGAGAAGAATGAGCCGGACCtgtaccgccgccgcaagaTCAGCAAGGACGACCCGCTCTGCCGCTGGTCCGAGGTGGACCGGGACAACAAGAAACTGCACTCCGGATTGGTGTGCAGTGCGCTGCCGGTGTCGCGTCCGCTGCCGGTGTGGTCCACGTACGGCTCCATGGTCATCTCACAGCACGAGAAGggcctgcgcgtgtgggccGGCCGCAGCATGCGCCTCCACTTCGAGATCACGATGGACATCAACGCCTTTATGGTGTCTCCGTGCGAGAAGTACATCATTGTCCAGACGCCGAAGGACATCGGCATCATCAACCTGCGCACTGCAAAGAAAATCCGCACGATTGGCAACCTTGACCTGCACAGCGATGATCTCTGGCCCATCATGCGCTTCAGCGCGGATGATTccctggtggtggtgtgcaaGACGGGTTACCGCCCCATGGACTCGGCCGAAGTGCCGGAAGGCCACCTGAACATCTATGTCTCCGAGACGATGAAGCTGCTCAAGGGTCGCGGCAGCTCCGGTCATAGCTTCGCCATCCCTGGCCTGTACAAGGCGGAGTGGAACCCCGTGGTGGGCACACAGATGGCGTACGTCTGTGAGCTGGGCCCGAATCAAGGCTGGAAGGCTGTCGTGGCTGACATGGTGGTgaacgaggacggcgaggtggagcagcgcGTGCTGAACGAGCGCAACTTTCTCGTGGCAACGCGGCTGGACATGCTCTGGCACCCGGCAGGGACCTTTCTGTGCGTGAGGGTGGCGTCGAAGGGGCCGACGGAGTATTTCCTTTTCCACGTCGCGGAGCGCAACGTGCCCATCACTCGCCTGTCCATCAAGCGTGGCTACATCCCGACCCGCTTCGCGTGGCAGACCGGCGGTGACAAGTTTGCCGTACTCCTGAAACGCGATGGCGTCGGTGCCGGCCTTGGTGAGACCGGCGTGCTGCAGATCTTCATGATCGGCAAGCAAGGTCCCAAGGTGCTCCA includes:
- a CDS encoding putative translation initiation factor gives rise to the protein MTDVNFGRHILIDGLPNNVTPDKRDLFQRHFSRRIGELLGGEKFSLHLLTDPETALLSGAILSCVTETQAEAALAKLNRFPFTKSAVLTTYRWSSLEEARVDDGPYVPPAMADDDDEEEAELVHNMAEDPDARPQFLIKSGVSFDCDWYWFNWEKNEPDLYRRRKISKDDPLCRWSEVDRDNKKLHSGLVCSALPVSRPLPVWSTYGSMVISQHEKGLRVWAGRSMRLHFEITMDINAFMVSPCEKYIIVQTPKDIGIINLRTAKKIRTIGNLDLHSDDLWPIMRFSADDSLVVVCKTGYRPMDSAEVPEGHLNIYVSETMKLLKGRGSSGHSFAIPGLYKAEWNPVVGTQMAYVCELGPNQGWKAVVADMVVNEDGEVEQRVLNERNFLVATRLDMLWHPAGTFLCVRVASKGPTEYFLFHVAERNVPITRLSIKRGYIPTRFAWQTGGDKFAVLLKRDGVGAGLGETGVLQIFMIGKQGPKVLHEVATSATHLFWAPRGGRLAAANFDKSLLHFFVLHDNNTITDKNKLSGISATNCEWDPTGRYFAVWVSSIHEQTLAPQYRIFDYTGNELFKKAIKPLSHFAWRPLPPTLLTQSDVAKARDMIKTLVHEYEATEKAHKAEEQERIDKERKSKEEDYIKRMRIAARYAEEKGMVQTREEQRANSKWVRYNNNRLKALPDEEHMIHEDVTEYHLVSRRQVGTGVAKK